In Papaver somniferum cultivar HN1 chromosome 1, ASM357369v1, whole genome shotgun sequence, a genomic segment contains:
- the LOC113356788 gene encoding L-type lectin-domain containing receptor kinase IX.1-like, which produces MSPNSPSFLFIVFYILLLFHNLPNTTAEAIFNYSSFPRTSPNIVFSGDAFPSPDNIIQLTKNQVDGTLVNSSGRAVYSIPIQIWDAKTRVVADFVTHFEFIINGLDQDKHGEGLAFFMAPVGSELPMNSSSEWLGLFNASSDGLASNHLIAVEYDTFKNEFDPDDNHVGIDINSIVSATSMKWPTEMRGGKRGSTWIGYNSTTKSLYVYLTYTPGETYKGVPNITYPFDLTTVLPETVIVGFSASTGPSTELHQILSWDFVTSADQRKSSRKKTTALAIVLVIVIVVFLAVSAYVTVTYRNCLKKKKQGKKEMSLDASMEDKFVKGTGPRRFTYKELVLATNSFSDDGKLGEGGFGCVYKGVLKGEDEKNETIAVKRISRGSSQGKKEYISEVTVISRIRHRNLVRLIGWCHDCGEFLLVYEYMPNGSLDSHLFGKGSHILSWALRYKIAQGLASALLYLHEEWEQCVVHRDIKSSNVMLDSSFNAKLGDFGLARFVDHELGSQTTVLAGTMGYLAPECVTTGRASKESDVYSFGNVCLEIACGRKPVEPKLEESKVRLLPWVWDLYGTGKLLDAADMQLNKIFNEEQMKRLMIVGLWCAHPDYKARPSMKQAIQVLSQEATFPSLPGKMPVPIYYTPAMKLSDFAYKSHTSDTSTTTTTAAYTSSSSTTNSSMASSTKSLLMNTQKL; this is translated from the coding sequence ATGTCTCCTAATTCTCCATCATTTCTTTTCATTGTCTTttacattcttcttctatttcataATCTCCCCAACACTACTGCAGAAGCAATCTTCAACTACTCGTCTTTCCCTCGTACATCACCAAACATAGTATTCTCCGGGGACGCGTTCCCTTCACCCGATAATATCATTCAGCTCACAAAAAACCAAGTTGATGGTACCTTAGTTAATAGTTCCGGCCGTGCCGTTTATTCCATCCCCATTCAAATATGGGATGCTAAAACTCGAGTAGTTGCAGACTTTGTTACTCATTTTGAATTCATCATCAACGGATTAGATCAAGATAAACATGGAGAAGGTCTTGCATTTTTCATGGCGCCTGTCGGTTCTGAACTGCCGATGAATTCAAGTTCAGAATGGTTGGGATTGTTCAATGCATCTTCTGATGGGTTAGCTTCAAACCATCTTATAGCAGTTGAATACGATACGTTCAAGAATGAGTTTGATCCTGATGACAACCATGTCGGTATAGATATAAATTCTATTGTTTCCGCTACGAGTATGAAATGGCCAACTGAAATGCGAGGTGGTAAAAGAGGATCAACTTGGATTGGATACAACTCTACTACCAAAAGTTTATATGTTTACTTAACCTACACGCCAGGAGAAACATATAAAGGTGTTCCAAATATAACTTACCCTTTTGATTTAACGACGGTTCTTCCAGAAACCGTGATCGTAGGGTTTTCAGCATCTACTGGTCCCTCAACGGAACTACATCAAATTCTATCTTGGGATTTTGTGACAAGTGCTGACCAAAGGAAATCGTCGCGAAAGAAAACTACTGCTCTGGCCATTGTTCTTGTTATAGTTATTGTTGTCTTCTTAGCTGTGTCAGCTTATGTGACTGTTACGTATAGAAACTGCttgaaaaagaagaaacaagGGAAGAAAGAGATGTCGCTGGATGCTTCAATGGAAGACAAGTTTGTCAAAGGCACTGGACCGAGAAGGTTTACGTATAAAGAACTTGTTTTAGCTACTAATAGCTTCAGTGACGATGGAAAGCTCGGTGAAGGAGGCTTTGGATGCGTCTATAAAGGTGTCTTGAAAGGTGAAGATGAGAAAAATGAAACTATAGCAGTTAAGAGGATATCTAGAGGATCAAGCCAAGGAAAGAAAGAATACATATCAGAAGTCACAGTGATTAGCCGTATAAGACATCGAAATCTTGTCAGGTTGATCGGTTGGTGTCACGATTGCGGTGAGTTCCTGTTGGTTTATGAGTACATGCCTAATGGAAGTCTGGATTCCCATCTTTTTGGAAAGGGAAGTCATATTCTTAGCTGGGCACTGAGATACAAAATAGCTCAAGGGCTTGCTTCAGCTTTACTATATTTACACGAAGAATGGGAACAATGTGTAGTACATAGAGACATCAAATCAAGTAATGTGATGTTAGATTCAAGTTTCAATGCAAAACTAGGAGATTTTGGTCTGGCTAGGTTTGTGGATCATGAATTAGGGTCACAGACTACGGTTTTAGCTGGAACAATGGGGTATTTAGCGCCAGAATGTGTAACTACAGGAAGGGCAAGTAAAGAATCCGATGTTTACAGTTTCGGAAACGTTTGTTTGGAAATTGCGTGTGGAAGAAAACCTGTTGAGCCGAAACTCGAAGAATCCAAGGTAAGATTACTACCATGGGTGTGGGATCTTTATGGAACGGGAAAACTTCTCGATGCAGCTGATATGCAACTTAAtaagatattcaatgaagaaCAGATGAAAAGATTGATGATTGTTGGACTATGGTGTGCTCACCCAGATTATAAAGCACGGCCTTCAATGAAGCAAGCAATTCAAGTACTAAGTCAAGAAGCAACATTTCCTAGTTTGCCTGGGAAAATGCCCGTGCCAATATACTATACACCTGCCATGAAACTGTCAGATTTTGCATATAAGAGTCATACTAGCGACACTAGTACTACTACTACAACTGCTGCTTATACAAGTTCATCAAGTACTACTAATTCTTCGATGGCTTCTTCGACAAAGTCACTTTTAATGAACACGCAAAAGCTGTAA